The following proteins are encoded in a genomic region of Bernardetia sp. MNP-M8:
- a CDS encoding PaaI family thioesterase, with translation MENTKEEKKIFFTENKNHTQLIELYNQFNYFAKDNGMTLKIDEVGHAISEMKVLEKHQSAPNHCHGGVIAGLMDATLGGSALSYAFSQGKLCATVEFKINYFLPVKLHDELIAEANLEHTGNRLVHTVCDIKNKKTGKIVAKGIGTFNLYPMNKQTFE, from the coding sequence ATGGAAAATACAAAAGAAGAAAAAAAGATTTTTTTTACAGAGAATAAAAATCATACACAGCTTATAGAACTTTACAATCAATTCAATTATTTTGCAAAAGATAATGGAATGACTTTAAAAATAGATGAGGTAGGTCATGCGATTTCTGAAATGAAAGTTTTAGAAAAACATCAAAGTGCGCCTAATCATTGTCATGGAGGAGTAATTGCTGGATTGATGGATGCAACTCTTGGAGGTTCTGCATTGAGTTATGCTTTTTCACAAGGAAAATTATGTGCAACAGTAGAGTTCAAAATTAATTATTTTCTTCCTGTCAAACTTCACGACGAGCTTATCGCAGAAGCAAACCTAGAACACACAGGAAACCGTCTAGTTCATACTGTTTGTGATATAAAAAATAAAAAAACAGGAAAAATAGTAGCCAAAGGAATTGGAACATTCAATCTTTATCCTATGAACAAACAGACTTTTGAATAA
- a CDS encoding T9SS type A sorting domain-containing protein has translation MKNLIFLFLFLCPYLIFGQTSQTFPVSFDTNIESIKDGQKLSLTGGFNAPQFSTLKVDNDDLEDLFIFDRTTNQVLIFLQKTNSQGQKEWIFAPQYTQLFPKLRNWVLLRDYNNDGQKDIFTSTNLGVIVYQNTKNETGKLTFKIAKKILYSTGISGNPLNLGIDVTDIPAIVDLDNDGDLDILNFRPAIGTTVEWHKNLSQENYSISDSLIFKKETIKWGDFEECVCENYIFGANACRVEKPEHAGSSLLILNLDNNPSLDLLVGDVACNYITALFNEGTNTEAILRNPKTRFPTQKPIDIPTFAAVFYEDVTFDGTPDLIAAPNLYLNEGDLIDYENSAWLYQNTGSIENPNFEFIQKNFLQDKFFDIGENARPAFIDADNDGDLDMILGERGHLFPSTSYKARLHFLENIGSNQSPKFQYRNDDFLNFASSSTLQFQFLKPIISDFNGDNEADLLFIAFDVTTKKAGVFWIENKGNNTISFSLSDLKEITLTGINLGKNDEVLLTELNNDDKIDLLILQDRGGIKSFLQQDDGSFSLENPNFGNQNFTRGSFALYERNENGQTSQDLLLSEPEKGLFLIQDFKNQEANFDLIPLSLSTQNLPSDFPSSWLNAQNSTLYFGNTVFPVAFGSQILIGTIGGGLQWLSPDGEIISGIDEDKKNTDLFLKIYPNPANNMLTIQTQEKGKLILYNTKGQTLIEKNIQSNQNEIDISRFANGLYILVFSTEKGQTYQKVIVQK, from the coding sequence ATGAAAAATCTAATCTTCTTATTCCTTTTTTTGTGTCCTTATTTGATTTTTGGACAAACATCTCAAACTTTCCCAGTCAGTTTTGATACAAATATCGAAAGCATAAAAGATGGTCAAAAGCTCTCTTTGACAGGAGGATTCAATGCACCTCAATTTTCTACTCTAAAAGTAGATAATGACGATTTAGAAGACCTTTTTATTTTTGATAGAACGACAAATCAAGTTCTTATTTTTCTTCAAAAAACAAATTCACAAGGACAAAAAGAATGGATTTTTGCACCTCAATACACACAACTTTTTCCAAAGCTAAGAAACTGGGTTTTACTTCGTGATTATAATAATGATGGTCAGAAAGATATCTTTACTTCTACTAATTTGGGAGTTATTGTTTATCAAAACACCAAAAATGAAACTGGAAAATTGACTTTCAAAATTGCTAAAAAAATACTTTACAGTACAGGTATTTCGGGAAATCCATTAAATCTAGGTATTGATGTTACAGATATTCCTGCCATCGTAGACTTGGATAATGATGGCGATTTGGATATTCTAAATTTTCGTCCTGCTATTGGAACGACTGTCGAATGGCACAAAAATTTGAGTCAAGAAAATTATTCCATTTCAGATAGTCTTATTTTTAAGAAAGAAACTATAAAATGGGGAGATTTTGAAGAGTGTGTTTGTGAAAATTATATTTTTGGTGCAAATGCTTGTAGAGTAGAAAAACCCGAACATGCTGGTTCTTCACTTTTGATTCTGAATTTAGATAATAATCCTTCTCTTGATTTATTGGTTGGCGATGTGGCTTGTAATTATATAACAGCTTTATTTAATGAAGGAACGAATACAGAAGCTATTTTAAGAAATCCCAAAACTCGTTTTCCTACTCAAAAACCGATTGATATTCCTACTTTTGCAGCCGTTTTCTATGAAGATGTTACCTTTGATGGAACACCTGATTTGATTGCTGCCCCCAATTTATATTTGAATGAGGGAGATTTAATTGATTATGAAAATTCAGCTTGGCTTTATCAAAATACAGGCTCAATAGAAAATCCAAATTTTGAGTTTATACAAAAAAACTTTTTACAAGATAAATTTTTTGACATAGGTGAAAATGCTCGTCCTGCTTTTATAGATGCTGATAATGATGGCGATTTGGATATGATTTTGGGAGAACGTGGACATTTATTTCCTTCCACTTCATATAAAGCAAGATTACATTTTTTAGAAAATATTGGAAGTAATCAAAGTCCGAAATTTCAATATAGAAATGATGATTTTTTGAATTTTGCAAGTTCTTCAACGCTACAGTTTCAATTTTTAAAGCCAATTATTTCTGATTTTAATGGAGATAATGAAGCTGATTTGCTTTTTATAGCTTTTGATGTCACTACTAAAAAAGCAGGTGTTTTTTGGATAGAAAATAAAGGAAATAATACGATTAGTTTTTCATTGAGTGATTTAAAAGAAATTACTTTGACAGGGATAAACTTAGGTAAAAATGATGAGGTTTTATTGACAGAACTAAATAATGATGATAAAATAGACTTACTTATTTTGCAAGATAGAGGAGGAATAAAATCATTTTTACAGCAAGATGATGGTAGCTTTAGTTTAGAAAATCCAAATTTTGGCAATCAGAATTTTACGAGAGGAAGTTTTGCGCTGTATGAAAGAAATGAAAATGGACAAACTTCACAAGATTTGCTATTGTCTGAACCAGAAAAAGGACTTTTTTTGATACAAGATTTTAAAAATCAGGAAGCCAATTTTGATTTAATTCCTCTTTCACTTTCGACTCAAAATTTGCCATCTGATTTTCCTTCTAGTTGGTTGAATGCTCAAAATTCTACTTTATATTTTGGAAATACTGTTTTTCCTGTTGCTTTTGGTTCTCAAATTCTGATTGGAACAATTGGAGGTGGTTTGCAATGGCTTTCACCTGATGGAGAAATTATTTCTGGAATTGATGAGGATAAAAAAAATACAGATTTATTTCTAAAAATTTATCCAAATCCTGCAAATAATATGCTGACAATTCAGACACAAGAAAAAGGAAAATTAATTTTGTATAACACAAAAGGACAAACTTTGATAGAAAAAAATATTCAATCCAATCAAAATGAAATCGATATTTCTCGTTTTGCTAACGGATTATATATTCTTGTTTTTAGCACAGAAAAAGGACAGACATATCAAAAGGTTATTGTTCAAAAGTAA
- a CDS encoding MBL fold metallo-hydrolase, whose protein sequence is MPKINRIFNPDLEFIIDRENEFENYYEGNPLLNGIFCNEGATQNEETSLATVLKWQLQTNPQKEEKKKEYFKLETIQNNSFFEENKDCIVWLGHACFFIRLNGINFLTDPCLESMPFVPRKSSLPCQISEIKNIDYLLLSHNHRDHLDIPSLKKLLPQNPNMEFLVPLETADFLHRQVSKDLKIQEAGWYQQFKTKEKIKVNFLPSKHWCKRGLFDFNEMLWGGFWLETGLEKTNTNHKLFFVGDTAYAHHFKRIEKILGAADTVIMPIGAYKPPFMMHNAHINPEEAVKAFQETKGKTLIPMHYGTFDLADEPLGEPIKWLTSEMEKQGILEKLNVPKVGEMVYL, encoded by the coding sequence ATGCCAAAAATAAACCGAATCTTCAATCCTGATTTAGAATTTATAATTGACAGAGAAAATGAGTTTGAAAATTATTATGAAGGAAACCCTCTTCTTAATGGCATTTTTTGTAATGAAGGAGCAACCCAAAATGAAGAAACTTCTTTAGCAACCGTTTTGAAATGGCAACTTCAAACTAACCCACAAAAAGAAGAAAAGAAAAAGGAATATTTTAAGCTAGAAACAATTCAAAATAACTCATTTTTTGAAGAAAACAAAGATTGTATTGTTTGGCTCGGACACGCTTGTTTTTTTATTCGTTTGAATGGAATTAATTTTCTGACAGACCCTTGTTTGGAAAGTATGCCTTTTGTGCCTCGTAAATCTTCACTTCCTTGCCAAATTTCAGAAATAAAAAATATTGATTATTTACTTCTTTCTCATAATCACAGAGATCATTTAGATATTCCTTCTCTCAAAAAACTTCTTCCTCAAAATCCAAATATGGAGTTTCTTGTTCCTTTAGAAACGGCTGATTTTCTGCATAGGCAAGTTTCAAAAGACTTAAAAATTCAAGAAGCAGGTTGGTATCAACAGTTCAAAACAAAAGAAAAAATCAAAGTTAATTTCTTGCCATCCAAACATTGGTGTAAAAGAGGTTTGTTTGATTTTAATGAAATGCTTTGGGGTGGCTTTTGGCTAGAAACAGGACTAGAAAAGACAAACACGAATCACAAATTATTCTTTGTTGGCGATACAGCTTATGCTCATCATTTCAAACGAATAGAAAAAATTTTGGGAGCTGCCGATACTGTAATTATGCCAATAGGTGCATACAAACCTCCTTTTATGATGCATAATGCACATATAAATCCAGAAGAAGCTGTAAAAGCATTTCAAGAAACAAAAGGAAAAACACTAATTCCAATGCACTACGGAACATTTGATTTGGCAGACGAACCACTAGGAGAACCTATAAAATGGCTTACTTCGGAAATGGAAAAACAAGGTATTTTAGAAAAATTGAATGTTCCTAAAGTGGGAGAAATGGTTTATTTGTAG
- a CDS encoding 3-hydroxybutyryl-CoA dehydrogenase, translating into MNHIAVIGAGTMGNGIAHVFAQNNYQVSFIDISENALTKGLHTIGKNLDRQVNKGILTEEEKIATLKRITTFTSIEEGVKGVDLVVEAATENMEIKLKIFENLDKVCDEKTILATNTSSISITRIAGATQRPEKVIGMHFMNPVPVMKLVEVIRGYSTSDEITDRIMEMSKNLGKIPVEVSDYPGFVSNRILMPMINEAIYALYEGVAGVEEIDTVMKLGMSHPMGPLQLADFIGLDVCRSILEVLFEGFGNPKYAPCPLLVNMVNAGHKGAKSGTGFYDWSNGMKDLKVANRFKKKTNKTSQEA; encoded by the coding sequence ATGAATCATATTGCAGTCATTGGTGCAGGAACTATGGGCAACGGAATTGCTCACGTTTTTGCTCAAAACAATTATCAAGTATCTTTTATTGATATTTCTGAGAATGCTCTTACAAAAGGCTTACATACAATAGGAAAAAATCTTGATCGTCAGGTAAATAAAGGCATCTTGACAGAAGAAGAAAAAATAGCTACTCTGAAAAGAATTACTACTTTTACAAGTATTGAAGAAGGCGTAAAAGGTGTAGATTTGGTAGTAGAGGCAGCCACAGAAAACATGGAAATCAAACTCAAGATATTTGAGAATTTGGATAAAGTATGTGATGAAAAAACTATTTTGGCGACAAATACTTCATCTATTTCTATTACTCGTATTGCTGGTGCAACACAAAGACCAGAAAAAGTAATCGGAATGCACTTTATGAATCCTGTTCCTGTCATGAAACTTGTTGAGGTTATTCGTGGCTATTCTACTTCTGACGAAATCACAGATAGAATTATGGAAATGTCTAAAAACTTAGGCAAAATTCCTGTTGAGGTAAGTGATTACCCAGGTTTTGTATCGAATCGTATCTTGATGCCAATGATAAATGAAGCAATTTATGCACTTTATGAAGGTGTTGCAGGTGTAGAAGAAATTGATACCGTTATGAAATTGGGAATGTCTCACCCTATGGGACCTCTTCAATTAGCTGATTTTATTGGTCTTGATGTGTGTCGTTCTATTTTGGAAGTATTATTTGAAGGTTTTGGAAATCCAAAATATGCTCCTTGTCCACTTTTAGTAAATATGGTAAATGCAGGACATAAAGGCGCAAAATCAGGTACTGGTTTTTACGATTGGTCAAATGGAATGAAAGATTTGAAAGTAGCTAATCGTTTCAAAAAGAAAACAAATAAGACTTCACAAGAAGCGTAG
- a CDS encoding serine hydrolase domain-containing protein — protein MKSLFLILSLVIIISSCQDNPKQVAETEQKTTVSKINSLKPNINKELDSLHNLGVFNGFSVSIVDTSGILYNRGFGYADIKNKKEYTENTIINIASISKVFIGISLLKAQEMNLLDLDAPINDYLPFEVINPNFPDELITVRHLATHTSSIVDTDIYMKTCYVNRNNIAIDESLKEKYELYYQNPSNNWIPLEEYLAKILVKGNELYDTATYANRKPNEIYEYSNIGAALCALVIESVAKKPFHEFTKEHIFEPLGMSAASWLFEEVDSSNYSKLYFDNQELPYYTILSYPDGGLITSSTDLSKFLIDLIKGYNGNGKLLNKDNYEEFFKSQLKKENFKGKENFNVGFFLDKELAYNAIGHTGGDPGTNTLMYFDSEKKVGRIFIANTDSEKENSNDVFWGIWNVLEIK, from the coding sequence ATGAAATCACTATTTTTGATCTTGTCATTAGTAATTATTATTTCTTCTTGTCAAGATAACCCAAAGCAAGTAGCAGAAACAGAACAAAAAACTACTGTTTCTAAAATCAATTCTTTAAAACCAAATATAAATAAAGAATTAGATAGTCTTCATAATTTAGGAGTTTTTAATGGCTTTTCAGTAAGCATAGTAGATACTTCAGGAATACTCTATAATCGTGGTTTTGGTTATGCAGATATAAAAAATAAGAAAGAATACACAGAAAATACAATAATCAATATAGCTTCTATTTCCAAAGTATTTATCGGAATTTCTCTTTTGAAGGCTCAAGAAATGAATTTGCTTGATTTAGATGCGCCAATTAATGATTATCTACCTTTTGAGGTCATTAATCCCAATTTTCCTGATGAACTTATTACTGTTCGGCATTTAGCTACACATACAAGTTCTATTGTAGATACAGATATTTACATGAAGACGTGTTATGTCAATAGAAATAATATTGCAATTGATGAAAGTTTAAAAGAGAAATATGAATTATATTATCAAAATCCATCAAACAATTGGATTCCTTTAGAAGAATATTTAGCTAAGATATTAGTAAAAGGAAATGAGCTTTATGATACAGCCACTTATGCAAATAGAAAACCAAATGAAATTTATGAATACAGCAATATTGGAGCAGCTCTTTGTGCATTGGTCATAGAATCAGTCGCCAAAAAGCCATTTCACGAGTTTACAAAAGAACATATTTTTGAACCTTTAGGAATGAGTGCTGCCAGTTGGTTATTTGAAGAAGTAGATAGTTCTAATTATTCTAAACTTTATTTTGATAATCAAGAATTGCCGTATTATACCATTCTTTCTTATCCAGATGGAGGACTGATTACATCAAGTACCGATTTGAGTAAATTTTTGATAGACTTGATAAAAGGATATAATGGAAATGGAAAACTTCTCAATAAAGATAATTATGAAGAGTTTTTTAAATCTCAATTAAAAAAAGAAAATTTTAAAGGAAAAGAAAACTTTAATGTAGGCTTTTTTTTAGATAAAGAACTAGCTTACAATGCCATTGGACATACTGGAGGAGACCCAGGTACAAATACACTTATGTATTTTGACTCAGAAAAAAAAGTAGGTAGAATATTTATTGCAAATACAGATTCTGAGAAAGAAAATAGTAATGATGTTTTTTGGGGAATATGGAATGTTTTAGAAATAAAGTAA
- a CDS encoding HAD family hydrolase, producing MNISFDLDSTLIPPGNEFEAEKRNFFIKFLGVEPIRIGTAKVISDLQKQGHTIHIYTTSFRSQIKIRLMLFYYGIKVGKIINQSQNQRTLKNRNINASKYPPAFGFDLHIDDLKGVKMEGERLNFKTIIIKPNDKNWIEIIQKGITFEQ from the coding sequence ATGAATATTAGCTTCGATTTAGACAGCACACTTATTCCTCCTGGAAATGAATTTGAAGCAGAAAAAAGAAACTTTTTTATCAAGTTTTTAGGAGTTGAACCTATTCGGATAGGAACAGCAAAAGTGATTTCTGACTTACAAAAACAAGGTCATACCATTCATATTTATACCACTTCTTTTAGAAGTCAAATCAAAATTCGTTTGATGCTTTTTTATTATGGAATAAAAGTCGGGAAAATAATAAATCAATCTCAAAATCAGCGTACACTAAAAAACAGAAATATAAATGCTTCAAAATATCCTCCTGCATTTGGTTTTGACCTACATATAGATGATTTGAAAGGTGTAAAAATGGAAGGAGAAAGGTTAAATTTCAAGACAATTATTATAAAACCTAATGATAAGAACTGGATTGAAATAATACAAAAAGGAATTACTTTTGAACAATAA
- a CDS encoding ATP-binding protein: MSKSVSYSFLFIALAALLAGLGFRYFLVNTKDYNEYTQEVRKKVDKELEVAEKELTELEEAVIQNYKKLDFSLITSNTGKYPIYIFRNSELLFWTDNTYLLSYDQLKNNYSEYTLETPKGLFLIKQKLIVTKYDNMTGVVLIPLASEYKIYNQFLTLGVNPKLFATPDISLQLTPESSSYRIYGKGSNLLFALIFPSDYSWQSSQNYTVLFFMIIACVFVFLQARISMLYFLQEGQVWYAFFTLLSTFVGIRFLMLFLELPNSVLPTILFNARYYASSMVAPSLGDLLLNVICIFIISSFLFVHFSELSHMRSIGNRKRKRFGVVIAISISFGIAFYHFLNIRNLYIHSPQISLDFTRELDFSLLKITALFIGILTATTYFLLIHILVRFIEWLHLQGKKLVFLVSVGILVGWVVSAIYAFSVHANMSDAWIALIHTIYLLVVIFVELPRSERSFTYQIFIYIFLGAITTSIMSSYIIYCFEQTREKSAKENFADQLLVKNDLQGEFLLNDVVESLPYDPIIKNRLMTSFTTKDIISRKIRKFYLDYYFDKYDIKVHLFNGNGMPYENTMTYDEMYSRYAQSSYATEYEDIFLVHDLSTNTKRYFAFSEISRSGVKIGKIVIELQLKKIVSNSVYPNLLSDNPYSNYNRWGGRNAWSYAIFKEGKPVYTQGNFVYSKDFLANFDSLTTFSTSSYKHLLIRGSENKFVVISSVKYPLKSVLTNFSMQFICIVLTMLLLLAVYRLYFRQQPFTFNLTGRIQLYLNLAFFLPTILLSILIVSILNSENKNQTIETYFQKAENVAQNFSAKLSDYVVYKELTKDELLESLQEIARLTQTEINVFDREGVLLASSQPTIYDNGLVSSLINPKAMALLVEQKQSKAILSESIGKLNYNSAYVVVTSPATGEIVGVVDVPFFESQRYADEQILEVVSTMLNVFTGIFLLLVVLSFFASRDLTKPLSLVTSRLKRITLSGDNKPLDYKSDDEIGLLVGEYNKMLVKLEESRAALAASEKESAWREMAKQVAHEIKNPLTPMKLTLQHLQRVLANEESPAERSIKSLLIQVDTLSDIATSFSAFAKMPIPKTERFDVSMVLQETLILYKNDGSVRLDAIIDQGEFYVNGDAKLMGRILTNLILNGIQAVQEKDPHINVVLEKTNQKSPKTILIYIRDNGKGIDEETAKKLFIPNFTTKSTGSGIGLSVAKRGIEHAGGKIWFETEPYFGTTFFIELPLVE; this comes from the coding sequence ATGTCAAAATCTGTTTCTTATTCCTTTTTATTTATTGCTTTGGCTGCATTGTTGGCAGGTTTGGGCTTTCGATATTTTTTGGTAAATACAAAAGACTACAACGAATACACACAAGAAGTCCGAAAAAAAGTAGATAAAGAGTTAGAAGTAGCAGAAAAAGAACTCACAGAATTAGAAGAAGCTGTCATTCAGAATTATAAAAAATTAGATTTCTCACTCATTACTTCTAATACAGGAAAATATCCAATTTATATCTTTAGAAATAGTGAACTTCTTTTTTGGACAGATAATACCTATTTGCTTTCCTATGACCAACTCAAAAATAACTATTCAGAATATACACTTGAAACACCAAAAGGTCTGTTTCTGATAAAACAAAAACTCATTGTTACAAAGTATGATAATATGACAGGAGTCGTTTTGATTCCTTTGGCTTCTGAATATAAAATTTATAATCAATTTCTGACTTTAGGAGTCAATCCAAAACTTTTTGCTACACCTGACATTAGTTTGCAACTTACTCCAGAGAGTTCCTCATATCGTATTTATGGAAAAGGAAGTAATTTGCTTTTTGCGCTTATTTTTCCGTCAGATTATAGTTGGCAATCTTCACAAAACTACACAGTGCTTTTTTTTATGATTATTGCGTGCGTTTTTGTTTTCTTACAAGCAAGAATTTCGATGCTCTATTTTTTACAGGAAGGACAAGTCTGGTATGCCTTTTTTACACTTTTGAGTACATTTGTCGGAATTCGTTTCCTAATGCTTTTTTTAGAACTGCCAAACAGTGTTTTGCCTACCATTCTTTTCAATGCTCGTTATTATGCCTCTTCTATGGTTGCTCCTTCGTTAGGAGATTTACTTCTGAATGTAATTTGTATTTTTATTATTAGTAGTTTTTTGTTTGTTCATTTTAGTGAACTCTCTCATATGCGAAGCATTGGAAATCGTAAACGCAAACGTTTTGGTGTTGTGATAGCCATTTCTATTTCTTTTGGAATTGCTTTTTATCATTTTCTAAATATTCGAAATCTCTATATTCATTCTCCTCAAATTTCTTTAGATTTTACTAGAGAATTAGATTTTTCATTACTCAAAATTACCGCTCTTTTTATAGGGATTTTGACAGCAACAACTTATTTTTTGCTTATTCATATTTTAGTCAGATTTATAGAATGGTTACATTTACAAGGGAAAAAACTTGTCTTCCTTGTAAGTGTAGGTATTTTGGTGGGTTGGGTGGTTAGCGCTATTTATGCTTTTAGTGTTCATGCAAATATGTCAGACGCTTGGATTGCACTAATTCATACCATTTATCTTTTGGTAGTTATTTTTGTAGAATTGCCTCGCTCAGAACGTTCTTTTACCTATCAAATCTTCATTTATATTTTTTTAGGAGCAATTACTACTTCAATAATGAGTAGTTATATTATCTATTGCTTCGAACAAACTAGAGAAAAATCAGCCAAAGAAAATTTTGCTGACCAACTTTTAGTAAAAAATGACTTACAAGGAGAGTTTTTATTAAATGATGTTGTCGAATCGTTACCCTACGACCCCATTATCAAAAATAGATTGATGACTTCTTTTACTACAAAGGATATTATTTCACGCAAAATAAGAAAGTTTTATTTAGATTATTATTTTGATAAATATGATATAAAGGTTCATTTGTTTAATGGAAACGGAATGCCTTATGAAAATACCATGACTTATGATGAAATGTATTCAAGATATGCACAGTCAAGTTATGCGACAGAATATGAAGATATTTTTTTGGTTCACGACTTATCTACCAATACGAAACGCTATTTTGCCTTTAGTGAAATTAGTAGAAGTGGAGTCAAGATTGGAAAAATTGTGATAGAGTTACAGCTCAAAAAGATAGTTTCTAATAGTGTGTATCCAAATCTTTTGTCAGATAATCCGTATTCAAATTATAATCGTTGGGGAGGTAGAAATGCGTGGAGTTATGCCATTTTTAAGGAGGGAAAACCTGTTTATACACAAGGAAATTTTGTTTACTCAAAAGATTTTTTAGCTAATTTTGATTCTTTAACTACATTTTCTACCTCCTCTTATAAACACCTTCTCATAAGGGGAAGCGAAAATAAATTTGTTGTTATTTCTTCAGTAAAATATCCTTTAAAATCAGTTTTGACAAATTTTTCAATGCAATTTATTTGTATTGTCTTAACGATGCTTTTACTTTTGGCAGTTTATCGACTTTATTTTAGACAACAACCTTTTACTTTTAATTTGACAGGAAGAATTCAGCTTTATCTTAATCTTGCTTTTTTCCTGCCCACTATTCTTTTAAGTATCTTGATTGTAAGTATTTTGAATTCGGAAAATAAGAATCAAACTATCGAAACCTATTTTCAAAAAGCTGAAAATGTAGCCCAAAATTTTTCTGCTAAACTTAGTGATTATGTAGTTTATAAAGAACTTACTAAAGATGAATTACTAGAATCTCTTCAAGAGATTGCTCGCCTTACACAAACAGAAATTAACGTTTTTGATAGAGAAGGTGTGCTTTTGGCTTCTTCTCAACCTACAATTTATGATAATGGACTAGTTTCTTCGCTTATTAATCCGAAGGCAATGGCACTTTTGGTAGAACAGAAACAAAGCAAAGCAATACTCAGTGAATCGATTGGAAAACTGAATTATAATTCGGCTTATGTAGTCGTAACTTCTCCTGCTACTGGCGAGATTGTAGGGGTTGTAGATGTTCCCTTTTTCGAATCTCAACGCTATGCTGATGAGCAGATTTTGGAAGTCGTTTCGACGATGCTTAATGTTTTTACAGGAATATTTTTGCTTTTGGTTGTACTTTCCTTTTTTGCTTCTCGGGATTTGACAAAGCCTTTAAGTTTGGTTACTTCTCGCCTGAAAAGAATTACACTCAGTGGAGATAATAAGCCTTTAGATTACAAATCAGATGATGAAATTGGTCTTTTGGTAGGAGAATATAATAAAATGCTTGTCAAATTAGAGGAAAGTAGGGCAGCTCTTGCAGCTAGTGAAAAAGAGTCGGCTTGGCGAGAAATGGCAAAACAGGTGGCTCATGAAATAAAAAATCCTCTGACACCTATGAAACTAACTTTGCAGCACTTGCAGCGAGTTTTGGCTAATGAAGAATCTCCTGCTGAGCGTTCTATCAAAAGTTTGCTTATTCAAGTCGATACATTGAGTGATATTGCCACTTCATTTTCGGCTTTTGCAAAAATGCCTATTCCAAAAACAGAGCGTTTTGATGTTTCGATGGTACTTCAAGAAACATTGATTTTATACAAAAATGATGGAAGTGTTCGTCTGGATGCCATCATTGACCAAGGAGAATTTTATGTAAATGGAGATGCAAAACTGATGGGACGAATCTTGACAAATCTAATTTTGAATGGAATACAAGCAGTTCAAGAAAAAGATCCACATATTAACGTCGTCTTGGAAAAAACAAATCAAAAATCACCAAAAACGATACTTATTTATATTCGTGATAATGGAAAAGGAATTGATGAAGAAACAGCTAAAAAACTCTTTATTCCTAATTTCACAACAAAATCCACAGGTTCTGGAATTGGTTTGTCTGTTGCAAAACGTGGAATAGAACACGCAGGAGGAAAAATTTGGTTTGAAACAGAACCTTATTTTGGAACTACCTTTTTTATTGAATTGCCTTTGGTGGAGTAG